The Ketobacter alkanivorans genome includes the window TTCCAAAAATTGAGCTGCTCTACATCGCCGGACTGTTTCACGACTTGGGCAAAGGTCGCGGTGGCGATCATTCTAAACTGGGTGCAGTAGATGCCTATAATTTCTGCATCCATCACCGGCTCAGCAAGTGGGACGCCAGTCTGGTGGCTTGGCTGGTAGAAAATCACTTGCTGATGTCCATCACCTCTCAGAAAAAAGACGTATCAGACCCGGATGTTATTCACGAGTTCGCCTGTAAAGTAAGCGACCAGATACGACTGGATTACCTGCACGCACTTACCGTTGCAGACATTTGCGCTACCAACCCCAAACTATGGAATGGTTGGCGCGGCGCGCTGTTGCGGCAGCTCTACGCTGAAACACGCAGGGCATTACGACGCGGCTTAGAAAACCCGGGCAACCGCGAAGACTGGATCGAGGAAACGAAAGAACGTGCCATGGCGCTGCTCTCCAACCACAATTTCAAGGAAGCGGACGTTACCGCCCTCTGGGACTACCTGGGAGATGATTATTTTCTGCGGGAAACCTATGGTGATGTAGCCAGGCATACAGAAGCCATTCTGAACCACGCCGACAGCGATGAACCACTGGTGCTATTGGGCAAAACCGATGAACGCAACTATCAGGGAGCGGCAGAAGTTTTCATTTACACTCAGGATGCCCCCAACCTGTTTGCAGCAACAGTGGCTGCGCTGAACCAATTAAATCTGTCCATTGCTGACGCAAAAATCATCACCTCCAGTACCGGTTTCAGCTTGGATACCTATATTATTCTGGAAGAAAACGGCTCTCACATCGGAGACGATCCAGCGCGGGTTCAGCAAATTCAGACCAAATTACGCAAAGCCCTGAAAGATCCCAGCAAATATCCTGAAATTGTACACAAGCGCATGCCAAGAGCGCTAAAACACTTTAACATCCCCACTGAAGTCATCATCAGCAATGACATCGAGAAGGAATACACCATTTTAGAATTGGTGGCACTGGATCGCCCCGGCCTTTTGGCTGAAGTAGGCTGCATCTTTCTCGAAAACAATATGCTGATTCAAAACGCACGCATTGCGACCCTGGGTGAACGGGTGGAAGACGTGTTCTACATTACCGATCACAATGGTGACATGATCAAAGATCCTGCCCTGTGTGAGCAGCTGAAATCAGCCTTCAAAGAAAAACTGGATCAAACGGCAACCTGAGAATGAATAGCGACCTACAAAAGCTGCAACCTTACCCTTTTGAAAAACTCGCCCAGTTGTTTGCTGGCGTAAAACACGAGGCTGGGCTGCCGCACATCGCCCTCTCTATTGGTGAACCCAAACACCAAAGCCCGGCATTTGTAAAAGACAGCATCATTCACAATATCGACAAACTGGCCGTGTACCCCACCACGAAAGGCCTGCCGGAATTGCGTAAAGCCATCAGTCAGTGGGCCTGTAAACGATTTGAACTGGGCAGCGAGGGCTTGTGCCCCGATACCGAGGTTCTGCCGGTCAACGGCACCCGTGAAGCGCTGTTTGCATTCGCCCAAGTGGTGGCTGATCGTCATCAGGCCGAACCACTGATTGTGTCTCCGAATCCGTTTTATCAGATCTACGAAGGCGCAGCGTATCTGGCTGGCGTAGAACCGCACTTTTTACCCTGCCTGCCGGAAAACGGTTTTGTACCTGATTACGATTCGGTGCCTGAGAGCGTCTGGCAACGTTGCCAATTACTGTTCTTGTGTAGCCCTGGCAATCCAACAGGGGCGGTAACCGACGAGGCGACTCTGCACAAATTGATTGCCTTGGCAGACCAGTATGACTTTGTCATCGCCTCCGATGAATGCTATTCCGAAATATACTTCGATGAGACCAACCCACCCGTTGGCTTGTTGCAGGCCTGTAAAAACCTGGGCCGCACCGATTTCAAACGCTGCGTGGTGTTTCACAGCCTGTCAAAACGATCCAACCTACCGGGCTTACGTTCCGGCTTCGTCGCAGGCGATGCAGATATCCTGGCTGCGTTTTTAAAGTATCGCACCTACCACGGTTGCGCCATGCCAGTGCAGCATCAATTGGCCAGCATCGCGGCCTGGTCTGATGAGAGCCACGCGCAGGAAAACCGTCGTATCTATCAGCAAAAATTCAGTTCCGTGTTAAATGTTCTGGATGGCGTACTGGATGTTCAACGACCTGATGCCAGCTTCTACCTTTGGCCAAAAACGCACATTGCCGATACCGACTTTGCCCGTGGACTGTTTCAACAACAACATGTCACGGTACTGCCCGGCCGCTATCTTTCGCGCACCATTAACACAATAAACCCGGGGGAAAACCGGGTCAGGATGGCCTTGGTTGCACCGCTTGAACAGTGCACTGAAGCTGCCGAACGAATCAAACAGTTTGTCCAGTCGTCTTAAGGACAAGTCATTTTACAGGAGACCAATAATGTCCGATTTGAAATCCATCATAGAGACCGCGTTTGAAAACCGCGCCAGCATTTCCCCTACCAGCGTTGATGCCAGCGTAAAAGCGGCAGTAAGCGATGCCTTGGCCATGCTCGATAGCGGTGAAGCCCGCGTAGCCGAGAAGCTGGACGGGGACTGGGTGGTAAACCAATGGCTGAAAAAAGCCGTGCTGCTGAGCTTTCGCATC containing:
- the dapC gene encoding succinyldiaminopimelate transaminase; translation: MNSDLQKLQPYPFEKLAQLFAGVKHEAGLPHIALSIGEPKHQSPAFVKDSIIHNIDKLAVYPTTKGLPELRKAISQWACKRFELGSEGLCPDTEVLPVNGTREALFAFAQVVADRHQAEPLIVSPNPFYQIYEGAAYLAGVEPHFLPCLPENGFVPDYDSVPESVWQRCQLLFLCSPGNPTGAVTDEATLHKLIALADQYDFVIASDECYSEIYFDETNPPVGLLQACKNLGRTDFKRCVVFHSLSKRSNLPGLRSGFVAGDADILAAFLKYRTYHGCAMPVQHQLASIAAWSDESHAQENRRIYQQKFSSVLNVLDGVLDVQRPDASFYLWPKTHIADTDFARGLFQQQHVTVLPGRYLSRTINTINPGENRVRMALVAPLEQCTEAAERIKQFVQSS